DNA sequence from the Vicia villosa cultivar HV-30 ecotype Madison, WI linkage group LG3, Vvil1.0, whole genome shotgun sequence genome:
TACATAAACTGATTTGTACTTTAACTAATCTTTACAAGGTAATAGCCCTTAGTTCCATATTATTAACTTTACAAACTCTATATTTTCATCTCTCAATCTTACTCTTCAGCTCTTTCACAAACAACCACTGAAGGAGAACAAACATGACGAAAGGTTAAagattttagtaaaaaaaaacttCTATTAATATTTCGTTGCATAAGTAATGGACTTTTGAGCGATTTTctgggttttttgtttttttcttctgcATCTGTGAACTGTGCGTGAACTCAGAATATAGTTACATAAATTAAACTCACGTAAACCTACGTGAAGTGAATTCATGTAACTGAAtaattgttttttctttcttAGCTTATATAACATAAGTGAACACATTTTATTCCCTGCGTTAATTTGGAACTCCTGGTATGTGAATGTGAATTTGGAACCAAATGGTCGTGAATTTGTAATTAATGTATATTTACATGAAGTGGGTGTACATGAATTTGGCTCACAGATGCCCCAtcacattaaaaaaaatatagaacaccgaaaacatgaaaaaattatacaaaaaaaaagggCATTCAAGAAGGGTTGGAATCCAAAAATGAGAtgaagagaaatatgagaggaaGATGAAGAGGAGAGGAAAACGAATATAAGTTAGAAAAGGGTGATGATTGAAAACTTTAGAAGAGAGCGGGGTTATTTTTGTTTAACAGGAGCGTAACCAGAATAAATAATCAATTTATAACACAGAAAATAGTAAGCAACATACACTCCATACCTGATTTAGAACTTGAATGATGGCAACTGCGTCACTAGACTTACGTTCCAACAGAAGACCCTAGAAAATCATACAAACAGGCTTAGACTTGCTATAAAAGTGGAACTCTTCTATAACAGAATCCAGCAAATAGGAAATCAAAACATGTATCAGCATTGGGAACTTATATGATGCAaattaagaagcatttgtttaaTTTTCCTTTGAAAAGAAAACTTgaatctttaaaaaaaacaaattgatgaaTACAAACATGTCAAAAAAGTAAAATGATTATGTGGAATATTAGCTCCAGAGTCTATGTTCTCTATTAAGCAAAACTCAGACACATCACACAATAAGCTACACACAAAGCATATACGCTTGGTAACAGCATTACAATCAAAATTAATTGTCAAATCAAACAATGGTATGGATGGATTTTCTACCTTTGCACATGAAAACCCAGTTGCCAACGTATGTGGCTTCAATGAATCAGATCGCAACTTTTCTATTTTCCATAATGATTCGGTGTCTCCTGCAAATAAGAAAATGAAAGGCTTAAACGATTAGTTCATCATTAGCATAAACAACTTTAGAAAtcccaaaaaaaaatcatttatatagcATGATCTTGAAATCATATGATACTACTACTTGTATTCATTGCCATCAAAATCATGAAGAGATTCTTATTACAGTTGAAGCAATTCATTCCATAAGAGATAAGGACAGAGCAAGACAAGAAACATAAGTCAGAAAGAAATCTTTTCCTAGCATGACTCCTCAATCAAAAACGCAAAAGTGCAAATGATTTGCCTAAATATATGATCTATTCCAGATCGATAAACGAAGTAACCACCTCCCTTTTAGGAACGCCAAAAAAACTGTATGCAAAACAGAAGcagttatttaaaattttcaaactctGAATTTAAATAGGGCTACCTAAAGGGCATACATTTGGAGAAAAATCATGCAAGACTGGTCCAAATGCAACAACCCCCGGAAAATACAAGAATCAATAGTATAATCAAATTAATGACTCGGAATTAATTGCTATACATGAAATTATATTCTAAATCTTGCCTATGTGGCTTTAGTCTCTATTTTGGGTTTCTTTCAATTTCctaaaaattgggaaaaaaacaGCTTGCCAACATTGGTGATTATGCAAGTTAGAAGAGAGAAAATCAAAATCGAGCAGAGAGTAGGCAATTTATTAATCTCAATAAATTTATGGATAGCTTATGTTGAATATACGAATCCACTTTGACAAACTGTTAAAAGTAAAACTCAATAGGGGCTCGCAAAATTAGGGAGACAAACAACATCTAATCAAAAATAAAACTCAGAACTATGTGCACCTCTTTTGGCGGCAAATTTCATCCATGTGTCAAATGAGGTTTGACGTAATTTTACACCAGCCATGACAAACCTTTTTGCATACTTATTAATCAACTCCCATTCATCTGTATTGTAACAAATGCTGCAAATTATTGACCCAGGTAACAGGTCAGAAACATATACAGAAGAGAATGAAAACAACATAAAAAGAAACCTGAGGATCATAATTATGTTTAGTATTTGACAATACAAAACTAAAACTTTAGACGCATAAAAAAAAGGGTAGATTTTTCGGTTTTTTATTCTGATTTGCACTTTCAGCTTTGAAAAGTAGTTCTTTTGATaccaaatatattttatattacaaTGCATATAAGCATTTTGCAAGCTCTAAAAATTGAGGAAACTAACTGTATTGTAGAGTTGAGACCTTACAAATAAGGGGGCACCAAGTTGCCTTCATGCAATCAAAAAGAGTTTTGTGGGACTAACAATAGAGCAGGATTTGAAATGCGTGCATGATAGAAACCCAAAttcaagaagaaaagaaattatattataaatggaAAAACACTAAGTATTGTCTATTACAGAAGATAGACTGCAATCCCAGAGCAAGGCTCCTCAGAGAAGAGACAATTCTCTCTCTGCCCAAACCATTACGGTTCCTAACTGAATAATTCTCAATGTCTTCTCCCTTGCTATCCCTATCCTTTATATAACTATCATTCCCCTCTAACCAACTAGCCACATCAGCAAATATAAGTCATTCCTCTATTTGACACATTTGTTGGGCTTAGGCCCAAACCAAGTACCTAACAGTGCATCCCAGCCACCGACAAAGGGGAAACAACAGTTATACATGTTGTGCAATTTCTTTAAGAGGTAATGtcatattcaaattttaaaacgTACTTTTTAACAGAAGACTATTTGTATTGTGAAACAAAATATTGAAACTGCTAAAATAATAACATACCTGAAAACTATATCTGCTGTGCCCGGTTGCAATGGTAAATCATTCCTCTTCAAAAGTTTCATTACTTCCTCCAATAATTTAGTATCATTGTTGTTCTTAGCAAACAGCTGCAATAAGATGACAGTAGCTTACCAATTGCAAATAGGAGACAGAATCAAAGAAATTAGGACATTTGTATGTCTAAAAATACCAGTAAATGGTGTGCAGAAGCAACACTCGGTGCCAACCCATAGATATTATGCTTCCACAAAGCCTTCTTTCCTTCTCAGACATTTAAGCCAAATAAACTCAAAATATCATTTCATATCTTCAAATGAAACAGCACAGATTTATAACAGACAAAGTGGACATGCAAATAAAGCATACCAAAATCAAGGGCTCCGGCATGAACACAAGCTTTAGTAACTTCACGACATAGATTGCAGTTAAAATTGTCATGGATGCGAAGGTTTGACAACCTCTGTTTACCAAATAGATTAAATTCATCACCATAGCAAAGAgagtgaataaaaaatgagtgatTGAAAATAAAGAGGAGAGAGGGGAAGAGAATAGAAATTAACAAATCTGCGGAGGTTCTGCAAAATGTCAAAGAGAAGACTAATATCGTGATGGTGTTTGCAATTAGCAATCATTGACCATAACCAAGCATTTGGAGGCATTGATCGTTTAACATTTACAGACTGAAGCATCTTATCATAAAGATCCTTCACAGCATCTACATTCAAAATTCAACAATAGaaatcaataaacatcacaaaaattaaattcaaaaagGGAATTTCCAGTTCACAAACGAATGAAGAACCTGTTGGAGTCCCCTCAACATTATTGACTCCAGAACTGTAAAAAGCCTTTgacatgaagaaattcaatggttcagatttcACTTGGTGATGATTACATTGTGCAAGCTCTGAGAGAATTGGTTCTTTGGTGTTTCGAAGATGAGACGAAAGGAAAATATGACATTGCAAGAGCCTAGAGACTCGTCGAGCATTTGACACCACTTGCATGGCTCAATGTCGTCTGCGGACAAACTCGGTAAATTTGTGACCTGTTTGGATAAACAGATTATTTAAACGCTTATAACATAAGTGCTTACCACATGAGAGCGTATGTCAATAGAGCTTATGTTGGATAAGCTATTTGCGCTAGGAAGTGTACATTAAAAAAAGATTATACAAAAATAAGTGTTTAGATGAGttatatttgttttacaaaagcTCATATAGCTGATCACATAGCAAATCGTACAAAAGATGGGTATAAATTACAGTATGTCTCGTCTTAATGATCACAAACAACTAGACAATTGAGATAGAGTAAAATAACT
Encoded proteins:
- the LOC131661922 gene encoding uncharacterized protein LOC131661922 — protein: MQVVSNARRVSRLLQCHIFLSSHLRNTKEPILSELAQCNHHQVKSEPLNFFMSKAFYSSGVNNVEGTPTDAVKDLYDKMLQSVNVKRSMPPNAWLWSMIANCKHHHDISLLFDILQNLRRFRLSNLRIHDNFNCNLCREVTKACVHAGALDFGKKALWKHNIYGLAPSVASAHHLLLFAKNNNDTKLLEEVMKLLKRNDLPLQPGTADIVFSICYNTDEWELINKYAKRFVMAGVKLRQTSFDTWMKFAAKRGDTESLWKIEKLRSDSLKPHTLATGFSCAKGLLLERKSSDAVAIIQVLNQTLSDAKKSGIKDEIQKLVSEWPSEVLKHKNEEERKTLASSLKSDILAMVNDLLDMGLEVNVNLEDLTRREGVPQ